The genomic segment TCTATTCACACAAACGTGGGTTTTACTAGTGGGCGCGCATCAGGCGTTGCTTCTTACGCAGACGACGTTGTGCTTCTTTTTCCTTACGCTTGCGCTTGACGCTGGGCTTCTCGTAAAACTTGCGTTGCTTCATTTCACGAAACAGGCCCTCCTGCTGTAGCTTGCGCTTGAGCACCTTAATGGCTTTCTCGACATTATTGTCGCGAACTTCAATTTCCACTGGTAAATCACCTCGCTCTCTGGTCTTTTTCGCTGTTCCAGCCCCGAGGAGCATGAAACAGCGTCGCATCATAGGGAAAACGTTCCGGAATTGCAAGTCTTATTTTATCGTGACGGCCTCCTGAAAGTCGCGAAAAGCTGTACCCGTTTGCCCCCGTTGAGTAACGGCAAGGCCTGCTTGAACGGCAAACCGGTCGCGTCGGCCAGCTGTCGATGGGGCGTCAGCAAGGCGACCCGCCAAGCGGGGAAAACCCGTCGGCACACGTTGCCAAACTCGGCATAAAGAGGTGTCAATGTCTCCGGACGCTCCAGTCGCAAGCCGTAAGGCGGATTGGCGATCACCAGCCCGCAACCGACCGGCGCGACATCCCAATCGGCAATCGCGCGTTCGTGAAAAGTAACCGTTGCGGACAATCCGGCATGTTCCCCATTGGCGCGCGCGGCGGCCACCGCGGCAAGATCACGGTCGGCACCGTGCAGAGCAACAGTCAATGGACGCACACCACGCGCAGCTTCGGCAAGCAGTGATCGCCAGAGTCCTTCACGGTAGCGTGGCCAGTGCATGAAAGCAAAGGTGCGGGCCGCTCCCGGCGCCCGGTGCGCGGCGAGCAGCGCCGCTTCAAGGGGGAAAGAGCCCGAGCCGCAACAGAGGTCGACCAACGGCGTGGTGCCGTCCCAGTCCAGCAACTGGAGAATCCCCGCCGCCAATGTTTCGCGCAGCGGAGCGCGTACCGCTGCCTGACGATAACCGCGCCGGTGGAGCAGGAGATCAGAGCTGTCGACCGAGAAGGTACAGCGGTCAGCGTCGATCCGCACCAACACCTGCTGAGTGAAGGGGCCGCTTTCCGGGCGGCTCCGTCCCAACGCCCGATCGATGCCATCCATCACTGCGGTGGCCACCCGCTCACTGTGCCAAAGGCGCGAACGGTGGCAGGTTACCAGTACCTTGACCGGCGTTGCCGACTTGATAAAACGCCCCCACGGCAGGCGCGCGGAACGTTTAAAGAGTTCAGGAAAATCACTGCAACGCCCACTGCCGACGCGCACCGTCACCCGTCCGGCGCTGCGCAACCACAGATTGGCAAGATAGATGTGCCGCAGGTCGCCACAGAATTCTACCCCGCCAGCGACGGTGCGGGGAAAATCAACGCCAAGGGCAGTGAGTTCGCGGGCGCAAACCTCTTCCAGCCCCGGGATCGTGGCGGCAAAGATGTCCAGTTGATCGTTTTTCATATGCTTCTCCGGAGCGCAACATAGCACGGCGTTAATCGTTTTGCACTCTGTTGAAAAAAACTGCTAAAATACACGGCAACCGACAACTCAAGATCATCACCATACCGTCAGACGGGAAAGATAACATGACACTCGACGAATTGAACATTGACTGGGCCTACCTGATTGAACGGGTCGAACAGCTCCTCGATATGGGGGAAGACTATCTCGGTGAAAAACTCGACGATAACGCGTTCGATCCTGAGCTGTTTGCCGAAGTCCGCACCTTTCGCTGGCGCAGCGGCGGTCACGGTGAACTGACACCGGTGCTCTATCCCGACATCCCGGTTCCGGACGCACTGTTCGGCATTACCCCCCAACTTGGAGTACTGCGTCGCAACACCCGCCAGTTCCTCGCCGGATTTCCGGCCAACAACATTCTTTTGTGGGGCGATCGCGGAACCGGCAAGTCATCGGCAGTGAAAAGTCTGCTGGGTGAATTCGCCGCGCACGGACTGCGGCTGATCGAAGTGACCGGTAATGGTCTGGCCCAGCTCCCCGCAATCGCCGCCCTGGTGCGCGAACAACCCTTTTTCTTTATTCTGTTCTGCGACGATCTCTCCTTCAATGCCGACGATTCGGGCTATCGCGAATTAAAATCTCTCCTTGAAGGGGGCGTCGAGACCCGCCCGGAGAACCTGCTGGTCTATGCCACCAGCAACCGTCGCCACCTGATTCCCGAACAGATGAGTGACAACCGTGGCGACAACGAAATTCACCCGGAAGAAGCCATTGCCGAGAAGCTCGCTCTGGCTGAGCGCTTTGGCATCGTCCTGCACTTGCCGCAGATCGATGAATCAACCTATCTGGAGATTGTCCGGCAGGGGGTCAAGGCGTATGATCTTGCCCCGGACGCCGCACAACTCGATCAGGCAGCGCTGCTCTGGGCGCGCCAGCGGGGTGGACGCTCAGGGCGCGTCGCCCGCCAGTTCATCGCCGATTTTGTCGGCGCCCTGCTTCTGACGACCCGTGCGAATGACAACAACTGAAAAATTCCTCAAAGATTCCTTGCTTGACATGCGATTTGCGGATAATATGCGGACTGTTTATTTTGACATGACAAATTCGTTTTACCGGGAGAGATCTAATGACATCGCGTTGGCTGCTGATTCTGTTTTTGCTGCTCACAACCCCTGCGTTCCTTTATGCCCGCTGGATTGAAGATAAAGTCATGATGCCGGTGGAGGCCACCGGCCCGGTGGAGTTCAGTCACAACCTTCACTTTGAAACGAAGGACGTCGGCAGAAACTGTCCCTCCTGCCACAATAATGTATTCAATATCGTCGTCAGCAAGAACCCCGTGTTCACCATGAGCGACATGGCTGACGGCAAGTCGTGCGGCGTTTGTCACAACGGAACCAGGGCCTTCGCTGTCGACGGTGATTGCACGACGTGTCATAAAACCCGCGACATCGCCATGCAGGTTGCGGCAACCGGGATCGTCATGTTCAGTCATGAAGTCCATCTGGGCATGTTCGGCTGTGCCGAGTGTCACCCCGACCTGTTCAAGCCGCAGCAGGGAGCTAACACCACCACCATGAAAGCGATGGAGGGTGGTGCGTCGTGCGGTGCCTGTCATGACGGCAGCACTGCCTTCGGGGTCAAGTCCGATTGCACCACCTGCCACCCGACCCGCGATATTACCTTCAATGTCACCGCTACCGGTCCGGTCGGCTTCAGTCACGATGTTCATACCGGCATGTACGGCTGCGGCGCATGTCACCCCAAGGCGTTTGTCCCCCAGGCGGGTCAAAATACCAAAACGATGAAACAGATGAACAAAGGCGCATCGTGCGGTGCCTGTCATGACGGCAGCACCGCCTTCGGGGTCAAGTCCGATTGCACCACCTGCCACCCGACCCGCGATATTACCTTCAATGTCGCCGCTACCGGTCCGGTCGGCTTCAGCCACGATGTCCACACCGGCATGTACGGTTGTGGCGAATGTCACCCAGACCTCTTTGTGCCCAAAGCGGGGATGAACACCAAAACCATGGCACAGATGAACAACGGCGCATCGTGCGGAGCCTGTCACGACGGCGACACCGCCTTCGCCGTGAAAACGGACTGCACCAGTTGCCACCCGACCCGCGACGTCACCTTTCCCGAAGACAGTACCGGCAATGTACCCTTCAGTCATGACGTGCATACCGGCATGTACAGTTGCAGCGAATGTCACCCGGATCTGTTTGTGCCGCAGGCGGGAGAAAATATCGTTGGCATGGATGCGATGGGGAACGGGAAATCGTGCGGCGCATGCCACGACGGCGAAACGGCCTTCAGCGTCGCAGAAGCCTGCGACAGCTGTCATCAAATGTAGCTGCCGGGTGCCTGAATGGATTTAAGAAAGTACTTTAAAGCGGAACAGAAGGTGCTGCTACGCCACATCGGCGAAGGTGTGGTTGAGGGCAGTTTTGCCGCGTTGACCGCCTACGTCGTGAGCTTTTCGGGGATGCGCCTGTCCCTGCGTCTGCCCTACGGCAATCGTGAGGGAGAGGGGTACCCGTTTACACCGGCAATGTCCTTTGAACTACTGACCGACGCCATCACCATGGGGATCCGCGTCACCGGGACTTTCATCAAAACTGAAAATCACGACACATTGCTGATTGAGTTGAACCGCGACTTTCAGGCTTTCCAGCGCCGCACCCATGGACGTAAAGACGTCACCGTCGGGATACGCTACACGAAAGGACAGGGGACCCTCCGTACATTTCACGAGCAGTGGTTGAAAAACATCGACATCCTCGACAAAACCGTCCGCGAAAAACTTCCCGCATTCCCCGATTGCGCTGTCAATCTCAGCCGGGGGGGGATCCGTTTTGCAATCAAAAAGCCGATTACCGTTGCCGATCTCTGCGTCCTCATCGTTGATCTTAAAGATGATGGCAAGCCACTCTGCACATTGGCTGAAGTCGTCTGGCAATCGACGCAGGACACCCCCCAGTACCGGGAGGTCGGGATGCAGTTTTTAAATATCCTCGAACGGGATCAAAAAAGGATTGAAAATTTCTTGAAAACGAAAACCGCTGTGCCATCCTGAGAGCGGCGGGCCGACTCACCTGCCGCAGAAGCGCTAAGGGGCACCGGAATCCTGCACCAGCGCTTCCACCTCAAGCTTCACATCATCGATGTTGACCTGCACGACTTTTCCGGCGGCACGCTCACAACGCACCAGCCCTTCCTCGACCCACTCCATCAGCAACGCTTGCTGAATCCCGTATTTGGCAGCGGCGGCGTCAGGCTCATACCAGGTTTTAAGCAGCGACATAGAGCACCTCCCTTGCGGAACATCAATTTACGCACCGTTCACTCTTCCAGTATACCCGATAAGTCGTGCATTCTCAGCGCTGCTCGATACGAATATCATCGTAGCAGGCAACCGCCCTTTCTCCGGTATTATCGGTATCGGTCATCAGTGCAATCGCCCCGACCGCCGGAGGCTCTTCGCCGAAGATGCGCCGGTAGTCCGCATAAACATCGACCCGCTCGGTAATCCACTCGCCGACCCGCGCTGCGCCGCTCTCAACCGCGATCATCATGGCATTACGCGTAAAACTGTTCGGTAGCGTTTCCCCCTGCGGCAGTTTGTTCGCCCAAATATAGTTGATGGTGCGCGTCCTGGGGAAAAACCAGTGGGGGAAAACAACATAAATCCGCGCGGCATAATCATCGCCGCTCTGGCGCGTCGCGTCCCCGCTACGAATGATATTATCGACCTTCCAGCGCCAGGTGAGAAGCGGGTAGTCTTGCAGGCGATATGTTTTCTTCAGCGCCAGCCCCGAAGCCGTCCCGTTACTGACTGCACGCAACACCTTGCCCCCACCTTCGGCGACAACGGTATAAATCGTCTCCCCCTTGAAGCGGGTTTCCTCCCAGGCAGGGTTCAGCCCGTGTTCAAAGTCATCGACAACGATTGAACCGGCGCCCAGGACCGGGACGACGGAAAAACTGATCAACATAATAAAAAGCACTAAACGTATCAGCATGAGTCTTCCAATCGCCGCGCCACGCCACGCCAGGAGCCTGTCCGACGTCACTTCCCGCGCCGTTTTCCCGGCCAGTCGTGAACGCTTTCCTCCAGCCGTGACCAGATGCCGCGCAACAGATCGAGTTCATCGACGCTGAGTCTGGCCCGCTGATGGATGCGCCGCAACGGGTTCATCAGCGCCTCCGGGCGCTGCCGGTTAAGGTAGGCGGTGCGGTCGAGTACCTCCGCCATCGTCGTAAAGAGGCGTTCGTAATCTTCCTGCAACGGTGGAACCGCTTCCGTTGCAGCCACTGCCGACCCGAGCCGTTGCCGGGTCAATTCGTAGAGGAAGACCACCACCGCCTGAGCCAGATTGAGGGAACCGTCGACGGTCGTTTCGATCGCTGCGGCGTGACTGCACATCACCACCTCTTGCGTCGTCAGACCGCTCTGCTCGCGCCCGAAAACCAGGCCGATGCGGGCGGATTTCCCGACAAAAGCTGCCGCTGTGACAGGCAATGATTGCAACGCGTTCCGGCAGCAACCTGCCCGGCGCGTTGCCGCGATGGTGTAATGACAGTCAGCGATGGCGTCGCCAAGGGTTGGACAGATCGCCGCTGCATCGAGCAACGGCGCGGCAAAGACCGCCAGCCGCGTCGCCTCCTCGGCAAGATGATCGCAAACGGGATTGACCAGGCGCAGCTCAGCGACCCCGAAATTGGCCATCGCGCGGCAGACGGAACCGATATTGCCCGGCTGCTTCGGTTCGA from the Desulfuromonadaceae bacterium genome contains:
- the rpsU gene encoding 30S ribosomal protein S21; this encodes MEIEVRDNNVEKAIKVLKRKLQQEGLFREMKQRKFYEKPSVKRKRKEKEAQRRLRKKQRLMRAH
- a CDS encoding RNA methyltransferase; amino-acid sequence: MKNDQLDIFAATIPGLEEVCARELTALGVDFPRTVAGGVEFCGDLRHIYLANLWLRSAGRVTVRVGSGRCSDFPELFKRSARLPWGRFIKSATPVKVLVTCHRSRLWHSERVATAVMDGIDRALGRSRPESGPFTQQVLVRIDADRCTFSVDSSDLLLHRRGYRQAAVRAPLRETLAAGILQLLDWDGTTPLVDLCCGSGSFPLEAALLAAHRAPGAARTFAFMHWPRYREGLWRSLLAEAARGVRPLTVALHGADRDLAAVAAARANGEHAGLSATVTFHERAIADWDVAPVGCGLVIANPPYGLRLERPETLTPLYAEFGNVCRRVFPAWRVALLTPHRQLADATGLPFKQALPLLNGGKRVQLFATFRRPSR
- a CDS encoding ATP-binding protein, translating into MNIDWAYLIERVEQLLDMGEDYLGEKLDDNAFDPELFAEVRTFRWRSGGHGELTPVLYPDIPVPDALFGITPQLGVLRRNTRQFLAGFPANNILLWGDRGTGKSSAVKSLLGEFAAHGLRLIEVTGNGLAQLPAIAALVREQPFFFILFCDDLSFNADDSGYRELKSLLEGGVETRPENLLVYATSNRRHLIPEQMSDNRGDNEIHPEEAIAEKLALAERFGIVLHLPQIDESTYLEIVRQGVKAYDLAPDAAQLDQAALLWARQRGGRSGRVARQFIADFVGALLLTTRANDNN
- a CDS encoding cytochrome C, translating into MTSRWLLILFLLLTTPAFLYARWIEDKVMMPVEATGPVEFSHNLHFETKDVGRNCPSCHNNVFNIVVSKNPVFTMSDMADGKSCGVCHNGTRAFAVDGDCTTCHKTRDIAMQVAATGIVMFSHEVHLGMFGCAECHPDLFKPQQGANTTTMKAMEGGASCGACHDGSTAFGVKSDCTTCHPTRDITFNVTATGPVGFSHDVHTGMYGCGACHPKAFVPQAGQNTKTMKQMNKGASCGACHDGSTAFGVKSDCTTCHPTRDITFNVAATGPVGFSHDVHTGMYGCGECHPDLFVPKAGMNTKTMAQMNNGASCGACHDGDTAFAVKTDCTSCHPTRDVTFPEDSTGNVPFSHDVHTGMYSCSECHPDLFVPQAGENIVGMDAMGNGKSCGACHDGETAFSVAEACDSCHQM
- a CDS encoding PilZ domain-containing protein; translated protein: MDLRKYFKAEQKVLLRHIGEGVVEGSFAALTAYVVSFSGMRLSLRLPYGNREGEGYPFTPAMSFELLTDAITMGIRVTGTFIKTENHDTLLIELNRDFQAFQRRTHGRKDVTVGIRYTKGQGTLRTFHEQWLKNIDILDKTVREKLPAFPDCAVNLSRGGIRFAIKKPITVADLCVLIVDLKDDGKPLCTLAEVVWQSTQDTPQYREVGMQFLNILERDQKRIENFLKTKTAVPS
- a CDS encoding MerR family transcriptional regulator, producing MSLLKTWYEPDAAAAKYGIQQALLMEWVEEGLVRCERAAGKVVQVNIDDVKLEVEALVQDSGAP
- a CDS encoding DUF3047 domain-containing protein; amino-acid sequence: MLIRLVLFIMLISFSVVPVLGAGSIVVDDFEHGLNPAWEETRFKGETIYTVVAEGGGKVLRAVSNGTASGLALKKTYRLQDYPLLTWRWKVDNIIRSGDATRQSGDDYAARIYVVFPHWFFPRTRTINYIWANKLPQGETLPNSFTRNAMMIAVESGAARVGEWITERVDVYADYRRIFGEEPPAVGAIALMTDTDNTGERAVACYDDIRIEQR
- a CDS encoding RNA methyltransferase, with translation MNNFVIILVEPKQPGNIGSVCRAMANFGVAELRLVNPVCDHLAEEATRLAVFAAPLLDAAAICPTLGDAIADCHYTIAATRRAGCCRNALQSLPVTAAAFVGKSARIGLVFGREQSGLTTQEVVMCSHAAAIETTVDGSLNLAQAVVVFLYELTRQRLGSAVAATEAVPPLQEDYERLFTTMAEVLDRTAYLNRQRPEALMNPLRRIHQRARLSVDELDLLRGIWSRLEESVHDWPGKRRGK